The Flavobacterium sp. K5-23 genome segment CAAAAAGTGCTGGATGAACTTTTGCCAGCGACTGTTAATCTAAAGGCTCAGCAGGAATTTGATGCTTTTGTAGAAAAGCTAAAATCCGTAGGGGTAGATGTGACAGTATTTGATGATACATTAAATCCAGATACTCCAGACAGTATTTTTCCTAATAATTGGATTTCATTTCATGAAAATGGTGATGTAGCTTTGTATCCTATGTTTGCGGATAATCGACGTAGAGAACGTAGAGAAGAGATTCTTGATGTTTTGGAGGAAAAAGGGTTTCAAATTGAAAACATTGTTGATTATACCTCTGCAGAGGAGGATGGTTTTTTCTTAGAAGGAACAGGTAGTTTACTGCTTGATAGGGCTAATGGAATTGCTTATTGCGCTTTGTCACCTAGAGCTGATGAAGAACTTTTTATCGAATTCTGCGAAGATTTTGATTACGCGCCTGTTTTGTTTGAATCGTTTCAGACAGTAAATGGAGAACGCAAACTGATTTATCACACTAATGTAATGATGTGCTTAGGAGAAACTTTTGCGGTTATTTGTGCTGATAGTATAGATGATAAAAAAGAGCGCAAAATGGTTTTAGATAGCCTTAAAAAAGACAAAAAAGAAGTTGTTTTGATTACTGAAGATCAAGTCAATAATTTTGCTGGAAATATGCTAGAAGTTCGTGGAGCTAATGATAAAAGATATTTGGTTATGAGTTCTGCAGCTCACAAATGTTTAACAGATAAGCAAATTTTGCAATTGGAGAAACATGCTGAAATTTTGAGCTCAAGTTTAGATACCATTGAGGCTTGTGGTGGCGGAAGCGCTAGATGTATGATGGCAGAAATCTTCTTGCCTAAAGTATAAAGTTAACCGCGTTATCTTAAAATTATTTTTAAGGTAAATACAATAACAAAAAAGAG includes the following:
- the ctlX gene encoding citrulline utilization hydrolase CtlX is translated as MKQTTNSILMIRPVAFRMNEQTAVNNYYQKVLDELLPATVNLKAQQEFDAFVEKLKSVGVDVTVFDDTLNPDTPDSIFPNNWISFHENGDVALYPMFADNRRRERREEILDVLEEKGFQIENIVDYTSAEEDGFFLEGTGSLLLDRANGIAYCALSPRADEELFIEFCEDFDYAPVLFESFQTVNGERKLIYHTNVMMCLGETFAVICADSIDDKKERKMVLDSLKKDKKEVVLITEDQVNNFAGNMLEVRGANDKRYLVMSSAAHKCLTDKQILQLEKHAEILSSSLDTIEACGGGSARCMMAEIFLPKV